The proteins below are encoded in one region of Drosophila santomea strain STO CAGO 1482 chromosome 3R, Prin_Dsan_1.1, whole genome shotgun sequence:
- the LOC120453416 gene encoding seminase, protein MLRPLCIIQILLLAFLANESATSNTHVHRYMLSGFKAQHNPRTQMDYKRRRTVNKDEQIASAPNNDTAQYGPSKEPVLTLTKSDKKVPLHELMVRIYQQNKYMCMGTLISEMLVITTTTCFEDDLHDVVTMKMHDDEPLEGKKVPFNQTYLKGADPMLVVIQLTESPKNSKVTGDTVKLCDSELEVYEPIEVPLWIRSRHSIHSQTTYTIPVQACRLRMRDPDAVVATDTMICVKNMKYTRKCQMAIGNPLVHDERICGINVAGHNCPAFTGVDLYIRVYDALAFSIMGMEIIKDSRIEDTIL, encoded by the coding sequence ATGCTGCGACCACTCTGCATTATTCAAATCCTGCTACTTGCTTTCCTGGCAAACGAGTCGGCAACTTCGAACACTCATGTCCATCGCTATATGCTGAGCGGCTTCAAGGCCCAGCACAATCCAAGGACCCAAATGGACTACAAAAGACGTCGTACTGTGAACAAAGATGAGCAGATAGCATCCGCTCCCAATAATGACACAGCACAGTATGGACCTTCCAAGGAGCCCGTACTTACGTTGACCAAATCTGACAAGAAGGTGCCGCTGCATGAGCTGATGGTTAGGATCTATcagcaaaacaaatatatgtGCATGGGCACATTGATTTCCGAGATGCTAGTGATTACCACCACCACATGTTTCGAAGATGACTTACATGATGTGGTGACAATGAAGATGCACGACGACGAACCCCTCGAAGGAAAAAAGGTGCCTTTCAACCAGACGTACCTGAAAGGAGCGGATCCCATGCTGGTTGTCATTCAACTAACCGAGTCCCCGAAAAATTCCAAAGTGACTGGCGACACTGTAAAGCTGTGTGACTCGGAGCTGGAAGTATACGAGCCCATAGAGGTGCCACTGTGGATCAGGAGTCGCCACAGTATTCACTCGCAGACAACGTACACCATACCGGTTCAGGCGTGCCGACTCCGCATGAGGGATCCCGATGCGGTGGTTGCCACCGACACCATGATCTGCGTGAAGAATATGAAGTACACCAGAAAGTGCCAGATGGCCATCGGGAATCCCCTGGTCCATGACGAACGCATCTGCGGCATCAATGTGGCTGGTCACAACTGTCCCGCCTTCACGGGCGTGGATCTGTACATCCGGGTTTACGATGCTCTCGCCTTCTCGATAATGGGCATGGAGATCATTAAGGACTCCCGCATCGAAGATACcattttgtaa
- the LOC120453415 gene encoding uncharacterized protein LOC120453415 → MRILITCILSILGLDYSASMWVKKYVENYHRPTYYNRAHRTKDHVDYNREALEERDKPKEAEVHKRLPFDATRDLSYYVNVLNEGSVICAGALISRRMVVTSTHCFPPRRYDVLYEYTAEHLSVLTGKEFADNPEPHKVLGFFMPFNKKERRTNHVALLGLANKLDRDQYRYIPLHRKKPQEGDDVKMAYYGPPKYQIRLYDTRVLDFERCQIYYSLKEVFTISTIEPDLICVRNKRHSKKTTCSTRPGDPLLVDNKLAAINIYGEHCDEDDDSTNMDIYLPIRTVIPFIQTATDALRAFTGSGPFNESHANALTPLLESLIKRSPNVYVGGALPEIPFDDPINGGPDRQAKNPIDDHVASVLDYY, encoded by the coding sequence ATGCGAATCCTAATCACATGCATTTTGTCCATCCTTGGGCTGGACTACAGTGCCTCCATGTGGGTTAAAAAGTACGTGGAGAACTACCACCGGCCCACTTACTACAATCGAGCCCACCGTACCAAGGACCACGTGGATTACAATCGCGAAGCTCTCGAGGAACGGGACAAACCGAAGGAGGCGGAGGTCCACAAACGACTGCCCTTCGATGCGACAAGGGACTTGTCATACTACGTGAATGTGCTGAACGAGGGATCCGTCATCTGTGCGGGTGCGCTGATCTCCCGCAGAATGGTGGTGACATCGACGCACTGCTTCCCGCCGCGGAGATACGATGTCTTATACGAGTACACGGCCGAACATCTGTCCGTACTGACTGGCAAAGAGTTTGCCGACAATCCGGAACCGCATAAAGTACTCGGATTTTTCATGCCGTTTAATAAGAAGGAACGCCGTACCAACCACGTGGCTCTGCTCGGCCTAGCGAACAAGCTCGACCGGGATCAGTACCGATACATTCCCCTGCATCGCAAGAAGCCACAGGAGGGGGATGACGTGAAGATGGCCTACTATGGTCCACCCAAGTACCAGATCCGACTGTACGACACTCGGGTTCTGGACTTCGAACGCTGCCAAATCTATTACAGTCTAAAGGAGGTATTCACCATTTCCACCATTGAGCCGGACTTAATCTGCGTTCGGAACAAGCGGCACTCGAAGAAGACTACCTGCAGCACCCGACCCGGTGATCCCTTGCTGGTTGACAACAAACTGGCGGCCATCAATATATACGGCGAGCACTgcgacgaggacgacgactCCACCAACATGGACATATACCTACCCATTAGGACGGTCATACCCTTCATCCAGACGGCCACGGATGCACTGAGGGCTTTCACCGGTTCGGGTCCATTCAATGAATCGCATGCCAACGCATTGACACCCCTGCTTGAGTCCTTGATAAAAAGGTCGCCCAATGTTTATGTTGGTGGCGCTCTACCGGAAATACCATTTGATGATCCTATTAATGGAGGACCAGATCGTCAGGCCAAGAATCCCATTGACGACCATGTTGCATCGGTCCTCGATtattattag